In Drosophila santomea strain STO CAGO 1482 chromosome 2L, Prin_Dsan_1.1, whole genome shotgun sequence, a single window of DNA contains:
- the LOC120458610 gene encoding thrombospondin type-1 domain-containing protein 4 isoform X2 has product MISLLPFLLLAVQASGEIDGLYAHSGSVSCGGLLCRPITGIFTRDPLPEHAYVQVTTLPVGASNISITELKNSINLLVLRTSKEVSIFNGENTVSDSGSYEAVGAVFDYHRIDGAQDSNGVTEWITSVGPIRDSLQLMVYTKSANNTGVKYEYMLPIVSESEENEMSLESSDGLLRSGIEDTSSSSSSRAGRKRIFNWKVIGFSSCTKSCGGGTQTPIIRCIRKNPLRYYSQRRCMHSVKPVLNENLLHCNTQPCPAYWRLDDWGECRCSSSGGLRRREVSCVQELASGLVIHVDKAACMEDEPPTKKQCECPKNRRRNLARYRLPGSAESSSNSTHVKRSKIDGTDALAIWLTSEWNQYCSVTCGSGVEYRTVFCDRSKAGEQRCDPSTTPESRRPCEKPACEVGDWFTGPWSSCNGDCFDLSRTREVLCIRNQLITEHNECTPELKPQSVEKCSHEEVEYCAARWHYSDWSECSKSCGGGTQRRSVRCLEYDIKMNALRESTHCRYTNRDPVYRNCNVQACEEFKKPDVAPACADKFANCQWASQAKLCSYDYYRENCCLSCTGGN; this is encoded by the exons ATGATATCATTATTACCCTTTCTGTTGCTG GCGGTGCAAGCCAGTGGCGAAATTGATGGATTGTATGCGCACAGTGGATCCGTGAGCTGTGGAGGATTACTTTGTCGCCCTATCACGGGCATCTTCACCCGAGATCCTCTGCCGGAACATGCCTATGTGCAAGTCACCACACTGCCAGTGGGTGCCTCCAATATCTCGATAACTGAACTGAAGAACAGCATCAACTTGCTGG TACTGCGCACCTCCAAGGAGGTGTCCATCTTCAATGGCGAGAACACTGTCTCGGATAGCGGATCCTACGAAGCGGTTGGTGCCGTCTTCGACTATCATCGCATCGATGGCGCCCAGGACAGCAATGGCGTGACCGAGTGGATCACGAGTGTGGGGCCCATCCGGGACTCATTGCAACTCATG GTTTACACCAAGTCTGCCAACAATACTGGTGTGAAGTACGAGTACATGCTGCCCATTGTGTCCGAGTCCGAGGAGAACGAGATGTCGCTGGAGAGCAGCGATGGCCTGCTGAGGTCCGGAATCGAGGACACCAGCTCATCCAGTTCATCCAGGGCGGGACGCAAGCGTATCTTCAATTGGAAAGTAATTGGGTTCAGCAGTTGCACAAAGTCCTGCGGCGGCGGCACCCAGACACCCATTATACGCTGCATTCGCAAGAATCCACTGCGCTATTACTCGCAGCGCCGTTGCATGCACTCCGTGAAACCGGTGTTGAACGAGAACCTATTGCACTGCAACACGCAACCGTGTCCCGCATATTGGAGATTGGACGATTGGGGCGAGTGTCGCTGCTCGTCGAGCGGCGGTCTACGGCGCAGGGAGGTCAGTTGCGTCCAGGAACTGGCTTCCGGCCTGGTCATACACGTCGATAAGGCCGCCTGCATGGAGGATGAGCCGCCCACAAAGAAGCAGTGCGAATGTCCCAAGAATCGGCGACGCAACTTGGCGCGATATCGACTGCCTGGCAGTGCGGAGTCCTCCTCGAATAGCACCCATGTGAAGAGGAGCAAAATCGATGGCACCGACGCACTGGCCATCTGGTTGACGTCCGAATGGAATCAGTATTGCTCGGTCACCTGCGGATCGGGCGTTGAGTATCGCACAGTATTCTGCGATCGCTCCAAGGCCGGCGAACAGCGTTGTGATCCCAGCACAACGCCCGAAAGTCGTCGTCCCTGTGAGAAGCCAGCCTGCGAGGTGGGCGATTGGTTCACCGGTCCGTGGTCCTCGTGCAATGGCGACTGCTTCGATCTGAGCCGCACCCGCGAGGTGCTGTGCATCCGGAACCAGCTGATCACCGAGCACAATGAGTGCACGCCGGAACTGAAGCCGCAATCCGTGGAGAAATGCTCCCACGAGGAGGTGGAGTACTGCGCTGCCCGTTGGCACTACTCGGATTGGTCAGAG TGTTCCAAATCCTGTGGCGGTGGAACCCAGCGACGCAGTGTCAGATGCTTGGAGTACGACATCAAGATGAACGCCTTGCGGGAATCAACGCACTGTCGGTACACAAACAGGGATCCAGTATATCGCAATTGCAATGTGCAAGCGTGTGAAG